The DNA window TCTATTACGGGCTAGAGATAAAGCCAATAAGAATACAACCCTAGTTCTAGCCAGAAGGCAGTCTGTAACTTAGAAGCTGATTTCATAGCTTTAGCAAACTAATATCCTTTGGAGAATAAATCTGATTCTACCCAGAATCTAATCTATTCCTCACAAGTTGATTACAGAAAGATGGTATGAACTCTCACTCAAACTATTCCTAGTTTTCTTGAGATAAATCACCGAGGATTGAAAGCTCTTGAGATTATGGAAACTTGATCTTTTTCACTTGATTTCCCACTTCTTTGCAAATGGAGAAGATTGCCTTTTATAGACTCCAAGAATCTTCTAGAGAGTAGGGCTGAGTCACATCAGGATATCAATTCTTATCCTCTATGCAAGGTGTACAAGGTGACAAGAGGAGGAGCCTATTCTAGGCTGATCTGGCCAATCAGGTTGAGCTCAGGTTTGTTTGGTAGTGCTGGCAGCCTGATTGCAGTACAAGGTACACTGACAATCTGATAGTGCTGAGCTGGTATTTTCCAAGCTGATTCCGAAAATACCCTCCATCATTGTTGCTTGAGGAAAGATCAAGATGCTTCTAGAAATTGGGCCTTGCAATAATTCAATTAAGACATTAGTGGGCTTTAGTTATCATCAAAACAAGGGATAAAAAATAAGGGCCTATAGCCAACACTCATCAAAAACTTCACTAAAGAAAAACCCAATGGAATAAAAACTTTAGTTAGGAAAAAAGAGTGCAGTTTGTAATTTCTCCCCCTCATTGCAACATGGATAACCCTTCACATATTTCTTAGATTCCAATGTTATGGACATGTTTTCTAAATATTGCTGTAGGAAGTAACTTGGTGAAGAGATCagatgaattattatttgattgaaCATACTGGATGTCAATTTTTTGATTCTTTATAAGTTCTTGAGTGTATGAAAAGAATCTTGGAGGTATATGTTTGGTTCTATCACTCTTGACATACCCTTCCTTGATTTGTGCTATACATGCAGCATTATCTTCACATATCACAGTTGGACTTTTATGAACTGGAAGACCACAATTTTTTGAATGTGTTGTGTTATTGATCTGAGCCACACACATTCTCTATTTGCTTCATGTAATGCAAAAAGTTCAGATTGATTTAAGGAAGTGGCTACAATTGTTTGTTTCTGTGATCGCCAAGAAATTGCAATACCTTTACTTGTAAATATATATCCAGTTTGAGACCTAATCTTAAGAGGATCAGAAAAATAACTTGCATCTGCATAACCAATCAATTCTATTTTTGTATCGttagaataaaataagttaagatcAGTGCTTCCACAAAAATAACGAAATATATGTTTGATTCTGTTCCAGTGTCTCTTCGTAGGAGCCAAACTGAATCTTGCTAATAAATTTACTGAAAAGGATATGTCAGGACGAGTGCAATTCCCAAGATACATAAGTGCTCCGATTGCACTGAGATATGGTACTTCAGGACCAAGAATATCTTTATTTTCTTCACAAAGACAAAATTGATCAGTTTCAACAACCATAGGAGTACTTAAAGGATTTGCTTTATCCataccaaaatattttaagatcttttttatataatttgactGATGCCCTAATACGCCATTGTGCATGTGTTGAATTTGTAAACCAAGACAATATTTGGTTTTTTCAggatcttttattttaaaattcttccTTTAAGTGCACACTTGCTATTGTCtgtaataatatttaaatcgtcAACATAGACAACTATAATCACAAATCCGGATGttgtttttttgataaaaacacATGGGCAAATAAGATTATTCTCATAgcctttatttatcaaataatcgcTTAAACAATTATACCACATGCGTCCTGATTGTTTTAACCCATGAAAAGATCTTTGTAATTTGATTGAATATATTTCTTTGGGTTTTCTATTTAATGCTTCAGGCATTTTAAATCATTCAGGGACCTTGATATAAATATCTCAATCTAGCGATCCATACAAGTATGTTGTTACAACATCCATGAGACGCATTtctaatttcttggaaattgcAAGACTGATTAAATATTGAAATGTAATTGCATTCATGACAGGAGAATATGTTTCATCATAATCAATTCCAGGTCTTTAAGAAAAGCCTTGAGCAACAAGTCTAGTTTTATATCTTGTGAtttcatttttctcattttgttTTCGTATAAAGACTCATTTGTAACCTACCGGGTTCACATCTTTAGGTGTGAGGACAACAGGGCCAAACACACTTCTTTTGTTAAGATAATCTAATTCACCTTGCATAGCGTCTTTCCATTTATTCCAATCATGTCTATTTTGACATTAAATGGCCTATCTCGGTTCGGGATCCTCATTTTCATTTATGATATCACATGCAACATCATAAGAGAAAATTTcgtcaatatttttttattgtgtcTCGATTCCACACAATCtttgaattattgtaattaattgatatttcttCGTTATTCTCATTTGTGTCCTCTTCTGGGGTACTGCCTTGGTATTCTCATTCGTATCCTATTCTGGGGCATTTTTTTGTCTTGTGTTTTTTTTGGAACACTTTTCTCTTCGTTATCTGCTCCCTTTCTTTTTTCAGGATTTTTATTCTTTGAACTGATCAGTCTTCCATGCTTCAGGCGTGTCTTTGATTCATGAGCAACTTTATTTTCATAATTCTCTTTTGGAAGTTCAACTCTAGCTGGACCATTAGCTGATGGTATATACGACTTAGTCACTCTTTTCGTATCTGTAAATGCATCATGCAATTGATTTGCAATAGCTTGCAAATGTACAATCTTTTGAACTTCTGTTTCAGATTGTTTTGTGCAAGGATCAAGATGCAATAATGAAGGTTCACACCATGcaatatttttatctaattgCTTATTTTCTCCCCCTAATGGTGATAATTCCTCTTCATTAAAATGACAATCAACGAAACGTGCTATAAAAACATCACCAGTGAAAGGTTCCAGATACCTGATTATGGATGCGGACACATAACCAACATATATTCCCAACCTTCTTTGAGGACCCATTTTTATGCGTTGTGGTGGTGCAATTGGCACATATACAGCACAGCCAAAAACCCTAAGATGGGCTATATTTGGTTCTTCACCGAATGCTAATTGTAATGGGGAGTATttgtgatatgcactaggtctaACTCGAATTAATGATGCAGCATGTAATATAGCGTGTCCCCATATAAATATAGGTAGCTTAGTTCTCATGATTAATAGTATAGCAATAAGCCAAAGACGCTTAATTGGAGACTCAACTAAACCATTTAGGGTATGTTTGTGTGCAACGGGATGCTCAACTGTGATTCCAACAGACATGCAATAATCATTAAAAGTTTGAGATGTGAATTCTCCATCATTGTCAAGCCTTACCCTTTTAACTGTATAGTCAGGGAATTGAACACGCAATTTAATGATTTGGGTAAGAAATTTTGCAAATGCAACATTGCGAGTTGATAAACAAACATGTGACCATATGTTGTATGCGTCAATCAATACCATAAAGTATCTGAATGATCCACATGGTGGGTGAATTGACCCACATATATCACCTTGAATTCTCTCAAGAAATAAAGGtgattcatttttaattttagccgGTGAAGGTTTTACCATTAATTTTTCAATAGAACAAGCTGTACATGGCATATTACTTAATTGGGGAATTTTCTCACCTTTCAATGGATGTCCTTATGCATTGTCAATTATTCTTCGCATCATAATTGATTTTGGATGACCCAATCTTTCATGccataattttagtatttaagCATCAcaatactttttcttttcagtCATATGTGACTCAACcacatttatatatgtataatacaaACGAGAAGAAAATGTGGGTAATTTTTCAATCACATGTTTCTTACCAGAAACATTTGTTGTAATATGAAGATATtccatattatcataatttattgtttcaatatgaaatttattgTGACGAATATCTTTGAAGCTTAACAAGTTTCTCTAAGACTTGTGGGAAAATAATGCTTCATTAATGGTAAGTATAGTTCCCCCTTGTAATAGAATAGTAGCTCTTCCGGagccttcaattaattttacctTATCAGATATTGTACTGACGTTTACCTGACATCTTTTAACATTTGAAAAACATTTTCGGTGTTTGAGTATAGTGTGGGTTGTCGCACTACCCACAAGATATATGTCTTCATTACTGAACTTGGACGAAACAACATGCTGAGAATTATCCATGTGCTTCTTAattcaaacaaagaaaaattcatTATAAGAAATTATAGAATAACATAACAATAcataagtaaataataaaaatatttcaaaacatgaTGGATTAGTTTTCATTATTATTGTTCTCAACAAAATCAGGAACATCTTGGTAAAGCTCAACAAGATGTTTGGGCATAAGACAGGTACGCGACCAATGCTCAGTCATGCCACATCGATAACATTTACTATCGATATTTTTCACTTAATGTTTGTATTGCCCACTGTTTCTGTTCTCTTGGTTCTCCTCCTTCTTATCCCACTTATGATGGTGATTCTTATGCTTAAAGGAAGTATTATAACCGATATAGTTATAATTGTTTCAACCTCGACCATGACCATGACCACGACCACGAGTAGATCTATATGCGCTCGCATTTACTTCAGGAAAAGGAACAGAACCACTGGGTCGTGCCGCATGATTTTTCATTAACATCTCGTTATTCTGCTCAGAAACTAGAAGACAAGAAATTAGCTCTGAATATTTCTTAAAGCCTTTCTCACGAGACTGCTGCTGGAGTACCACATTAGATGCATGAAAAATGGAGAATGTTTTTCTAATAAGTCTTCATCAGTAACTCTTTCTCCATACAGTTTTAGCTTTGAGCTAATTCGGAATATTGCAGAATTGTATTCACTGACACTTTTAAAATCCTGCAATCTTAAATGCATTCAGTCATAACGAGCTTTTGGAAGAATTACAGTCTTCTGGTGGTCGAAACGTTCTTTTAAACGTTTCCAGAGAACAAGTGAATTATCTTCAATgagatatttatttttcaatcctTCATCAAGATGATGATGAAGGAAGATCATTGACTTTGCACAATCTTGAGTAGAGCCATTGTTTCTCTCTTTAATAGTGTCCTCATGACCAGAGGCTTGCAGATGCATTTTGGCAGCTAGAatccataacaaataattttttccaGATACATCAAGTGTCGTAAATTCaagttttgtaaggtttgacaTGATTAAACTAtcacatgaaaaataaatataattaggactaatatttatttatgcaataaaagtattaaaataataatcttttattttcaagatTAAACACACAAATACAACCATCATACTTTTGGCTTATAAATATGcataatcaataattattgCAGTTGCTAATAAAggtagaacaataaatacaaaaatacttaaatataaataaaattcttttcAGGAAAGATTAAATATACCAATGAGTAATAAAATAActaacataataataaaaattaaaaataacttcatttttgaatttttgaagatCAAGAGATGAAAAATTATGTAgtgaaaaaaaatagtaaagtGAGTATATATAGAGAGAAATATAGCCGTTTTATTACCGTTATATAGCCGTTTGCTACCGTTATATAGCcgttagtttattttatattttgttaaaattatttcGATGAAGACAAcaatgaattaaattaattatgatataaaaatatttatatttgtatcaaTAGTGTCAACTAAATAAAATCGTTTATAGCAAGGGGATTACCACTCAGGCATAAACGATTAAAACTAACAATGAGTTATTTATAGGAGGCTTAGCCttccatataaaaattaataacatagacataaacataataaactaaatattaaGTAAATAAAATCCGTAGGAGGTATAACCTTccatttattaaataatcagACAAGCATTAAAGTTAGAAATTTACCTTTGGAATAATTTACCGAATCTTCTTGAATTAGGGAATCGTAAACTAATAGAACGTTCATGCTGATAACgtgttataattttaatgataATATAATTGATACTTATGAACTAAACTAATTAGTAATTGATGTACACTTAGAATAACACAATAAAAGGAGTTAaggattaatttcaaattaaatcataattgttatacttttttttttcatttttctcgcgatctttaaaagttgtcatataaaacgaccatctttcaattttttcatatCTATTACCGTTTAAAATCCGACGAATTTCATATGACAATCTATGATACCATACCCATAGAAATGTTTAACCCAGCTTCGAAACTCTACTAAATCAGCTGATTTTTGATAAAACCCGATAAAGCACCGCACCTTAATTGAGAAAGGCGACGAGCAGCTAACCTTTCAATATCAAACCAGTTTATCGAATCCGAACTACACGGAATGACACTAAACAACAGAGAGAGAGCTTATCTGcagtaataaaattttcaaatttagaaGAAAACTCTGATTTTTGAATTTCAGCGGAGTAATGTTCAATCCTCCATCAACAAATCAAAAGccgaaattatttatttaaaatattctaGTCATTTAGTCATAATTATAAAtagataatatttattttaactttttttattctctttgtttatttttttaggaaATTACTCTTTATGCCTtaattttgaaacttttgcAAACAAAAAAACCTTTTTAACTCTAATATACCGATGAGTTACCAATAATCAACTATCAAAAAGAGGTATTTTTgcgaaaatttcaaaaaaaaaaagctatttTTGAAAAATGCCCTTTTTTCTAATAAGGATCAAATTATAGATACTGTATATAGGTTGTTGCGCGCTATCTGTAATTAGTTTCTTATTACTTCCTAAACAGCTGTTTTCTTGTAAGCCCAAATGAGTGTAAGAAACTCTTATAGGAGTCCAAATAGTTGTAGCCTTCTCAAACATTTATATCTTGTTTATAGTAAACGCCagaacaaaatgtttattacaGTTAATTTGTATATcatttaattgaataattaatacactatcaaaatattttcatgtaatttattaaacattaaTGCATATCTTAACTTTATTATTAAACggaagaaaaaatattaaacatatttAGTTATAATGATTGCATTTAAACTGGATAGTAATATAGTAAACTTAACAGAGTTATAAATTTTAGAAACGTATCATGAATTCATGCAACTAAAACGAATGTCTTTGGATTTTTAGATTTGTTAACATATTTCGTGCACATTATTCTTATtatgtaattagaatatgtTATCTAATTCAAGTTGTCCTAATTAGTAGTATATtaccaaatataaaaattaaatctctTCATCTTGGGAATAAGTTTTTACCATGGTTGTCAAACCCGACCCGGTGATAAAACCGGTGAGACTAGAGGGTCAAGAGTTAAAGGTTCAACCGGGGTTCAACCGGAATTAAAcccgtattataaaaataaaaaaataaaaaattataactattaataatcatatatatattatataataagaaaCATAGACACAAATAGCAAGTTAGCTTGGTGGTATTGAATGTTTCCACTAAAAATACTAAACAACCAAGGCTCAAATCTCAGCAATGATATTTAAattccttattttttttaataagggCTTTGGTTTTTTAGTGATTGACCGAACCGGACCGAGTTTTCCGGTTACTTGACCGGTTAATTGGTCCAATTCAGCGGTTATCCGGCCGGTTCGATTAAAAACCGCGGGTTTGTGATTATAAGAGTTTTTAGTGCAACCCGAACCGTTGATATGACCGGTTCGAGGGTTTTCCGGTCGAACCGGCCAGTCCGGTTCGGGTTTGACAACCATGGTTTTTACTaagaatttaattagattaCTTGATAACCAccttaaattgtaaattatggAAATTAAATCTCAGCTAATAAATTTGGAAATGTTATTGCCTAGCTTAGTAGCTAGTATATAAATACATACCAAAAGACTAAAACAAAGCATTACCTCTCAAAATGAAGAAAACTTCAGTCTATATAGCAATATTAGGGTTTCTGATACTTATGTGTTCAGTTCCTTTATCAAGATCTGATTCAGCTCTAGATAGTTTTATCCAATGCCTTAATAATCAAACTAATCCGTCGTATCCGATTCTTGAAACCGTTTTTCTCCTTGGTAATTCTTCATTCAATTCTACACTACAAGCTTACATCAAAAACCTTAGATTTTTAACCCCTACAACCCCAAGACCGCTTGCTATTGTAGCTGCAAAGCATGAATCTCATGTCCAAGCAACAGTTCTTTGCGCCAAGTCTCATGACTTGCAAATCCGAATTCGGAGTGGTGGACATGATTACGAAGGTCTTTCGTATACATCTCAAGTGCCATTTATTGTTCTTGATATGTTCAATCTTAGAGAAATTGATGTTCAAGTTGATAAAGGCTATGCATGGGTTGAATCTGGGGCAATTCTTGGTGAACTGTACTATAAGATTGCGAACCAAAGCAATGACACACTCGGTTTTCCTGCCGGAGTTTGCCCTACTCTTGGTGCTGGAGGTCACATTAGCGGTGGCGGATATGGAAACTTGATGAGAAAATATGGATTATCCGTCGATAATATCGTTGATGCCAAAATAGTTGATGTCAACGGTAGAATCATGGATAGAACATCAATGGGAGAAGATTTATTTTGGGCGATACGAGGCGGTGGAGGAGCAAGCTTCGGTGTTATTCTTTCATGGAAGATCAATTTAGTTCAAGTTCCTAATCCGGTTACCGTATTTCGGGTTGGCAGAAAACTGGATGAAGGAGCAACCGATATTTTCTATAAGTGGCAACAAGTTGCTACAAAATTAGATAACGATCTTTTCATAAGAGTAATGCCAATAGCTTCTAACGGTAGCATTGAAGTATTTTTTATTGGGCAGTTTCTCGGAAAAATCGATAGACTTCTTCCATTGATGAACACGAGCTTTCCCGAATTAGGGTTACAACGACGGGATTGTCATGAAATGAAATGGATCGAATCGATACTTTTTTGGGCAGAATTCCCTAATGGAACATCCATTGATGTTTTACTCGATAGGCCCCCTAAGTCACCaatctttttaaaatctaaatctGATTATGTAAAAGATGTGATCCCTAAATCAAGTATAGATGAGATATGGAAATTGATGATCAAAGTAGGGGAAATGTGGATACAATTTAACCCGTACGGAGGAAAAATGAGTGAGATTTCCGATTGCGCAACGCCTTTTCCACATCGAGCTGGAAACATATGCTTGATACAATATGGATTAGTGTGGATAGAAGAAGGgattatagaaaataaattaaattcttcaagAGAAATGTATGAATCAATGGCTCCATTTGTTAGTAAGAATCCAAGGGAAGCATTACAGAACTATAGAGATCTTGACATCGGTAGCAATCCAAGTAATGTCACAGACTTTAAAGAAGCTGAAATTTATGGgcataagtattttaaaaataacttctTAAGGTTGACCAAGGTGAAGGCTAAGGTTGATCCAGATAATTTCTTTAAGCATGAACAAAGTATTCCACCTTTTGTCGTAAAAGAAGAGagataaaaaatgataaaatacaatatatttttagtttttcagTAGTCAATCTCTTGAATTGACAATTAtatcatcaaaaataaaaaataaacatttatgttgtttggcataaataatgAACTCAAAAATAATTCAGTGATGTTATAATTCACAGCCAATTCAACTTCTAAATGTTCCAATTTTGATCAAATTCTTACAtacatatatctatataaatagTATAAAAGTGAATCCAAAAAACTGTATATTGAAAGTGTCTTCGGTTCACTTTTATAAAAGCCCCTAATAATGtagcaataattttaaaatctaataataCTATACTCAAAGCCATTTGTATACCTATTTACGTAACTTCAGCTACACTATAAATGTCcatatttttctattatattaCAATAAACCCAATTGCAAGTAGGTTTTCTCTTTAAGATAAGACCATAATTATAGAGTTAATTACAGAAGTAACACTCAATAAAACGATGCCGTTTTAGTTGTTGGATGGAAATGTCTATGTATTGTAGGGATTATTTGAGTGAAATTTTACATATTGTTTTATaaagattcaatttttttttgatgaatttttttttatgaatataaaaattcaaatttaaattttttatttacaaactACTCTTTGAtattatttctcttttttataataattttaaaaattatttatattaaggatgcctattgtttatattttctaatttaaagaGACAGTtttattttggcttaattacttaaaaaaccctcacctttaattttgttttcgtttataccctgacctaggaaaattgtcacaaatactcatgaccttgtctttatgtttcacctctaccccaaatttcaaaaaaaaatgacctattgaaaataactaaatataagggttatttaatacctttttctaataaaaaaattataaacaaatacttcatctttaaaaacgttcaaataagtcctaaaattaattaatttttttaatttaaataaaataaaataaacaaaatatttttaaaaagtaactaacttttacacttaatttttctatattacacTTAGTTTGTCCTAaagtaattgattttattaaagaagaaggtgtttttgtataattaataacattgacgtgtaattagaatatatactaaaaatgaaggactattttaaactttttttcaaatgaaaagaggtaaatttaatacttcgagggtagaggtgaaacataaagacaaggtcatgagtatatgtgacaattttcctaggtcagggtataaacgaaaaagaagttaaagatgagggttttttaagtaattaagccgttttattttttactttaaaatttcttttactaaaattagtttttcactaaaaaaatcatttaataatatCATAATTTTGATGTTCAAGTTTATCCTTAATCTTAAAATTGGTGTCTAAATTTAGGCTTGAGCTTAATATTCAActttataaactttttattatataacACAAAAAATCTTATATATGtaacattaaaagaaaaattataccTAATTTTTGTTACCTATCAATTTtattaggccaaatgtcgtaaaaaggccaaacctttcataaaaatttcacaaaagtcctgacctttcaattttgtcgattttggccaaaaacaaattaattggtttcaattgtagccaactctcaatttgatttcaatttgcctatgtggcgcctatgtggtgcctatgtggcatgccaaatattgaaaggtcaggacttttgtgaaaccaaataattcatttttggccaaaatcgacaaaattgaaaggttagcacttttgtgaaaccaaataatcagtttttggccaaaatcgacaaaattgaaaggtcaggatttttgtgaaacttttgtgaaaggtttggcctttttacaacatttggccattttattattattttttcatatttgcatttcacctttctcgctctcttttattttttattgtttataataaaagaaatcaaattcataaataat is part of the Mercurialis annua linkage group LG3, ddMerAnnu1.2, whole genome shotgun sequence genome and encodes:
- the LOC126672705 gene encoding berberine bridge enzyme-like 17, which translates into the protein MKKTSVYIAILGFLILMCSVPLSRSDSALDSFIQCLNNQTNPSYPILETVFLLGNSSFNSTLQAYIKNLRFLTPTTPRPLAIVAAKHESHVQATVLCAKSHDLQIRIRSGGHDYEGLSYTSQVPFIVLDMFNLREIDVQVDKGYAWVESGAILGELYYKIANQSNDTLGFPAGVCPTLGAGGHISGGGYGNLMRKYGLSVDNIVDAKIVDVNGRIMDRTSMGEDLFWAIRGGGGASFGVILSWKINLVQVPNPVTVFRVGRKLDEGATDIFYKWQQVATKLDNDLFIRVMPIASNGSIEVFFIGQFLGKIDRLLPLMNTSFPELGLQRRDCHEMKWIESILFWAEFPNGTSIDVLLDRPPKSPIFLKSKSDYVKDVIPKSSIDEIWKLMIKVGEMWIQFNPYGGKMSEISDCATPFPHRAGNICLIQYGLVWIEEGIIENKLNSSREMYESMAPFVSKNPREALQNYRDLDIGSNPSNVTDFKEAEIYGHKYFKNNFLRLTKVKAKVDPDNFFKHEQSIPPFVVKEER
- the LOC126672704 gene encoding secreted RxLR effector protein 161-like, producing MDKANPLSTPMVVETDQFCLCEENKDILGPEVPYLSAIGALMYLGNCTRPDISFSVNLLARFSLAPTKRHWNRIKHIFRYFCGSTDLNLFYSNDTKIELIGYADASYFSDPLKIRSQTGYIFTSKGIAISWRSQKQTIVATSLNQSELFALHEANREFHKSPTVICEDNAACIAQIKEGYVKSDRTKHIPPRFFSYTQELIKNQKIDIQYVQSNNNSSDLFTKLLPTAIFRKHVHNIGI